The Montipora capricornis isolate CH-2021 chromosome 3, ASM3666992v2, whole genome shotgun sequence genome window below encodes:
- the LOC138043635 gene encoding uncharacterized protein: MTDFWTTETMGVAAKPCECEADKLSPVERRELKIIEDSCQRIGHQWLIPYPWKRDPKELPNNETQAKKKLEAIESRLSKTPEHAAAYDRQMMEMTEMQFARKLTKQELETYKGPIHYIAHHEIVRPEKTTPIRIVFNSSASFQGHRLNDYWIKGPDLLNSLFGVTLRFRENEVAITGDISKMYHRVLIPEQDQQVHRYLWRNMETNREPDVYVKTVLTFGDKPAPAMAQIALRKTADQAKDSYPEAAQVLKNNTYMDDICDSVHSVQKAKRLTTELDEVLLKGGFQVKGWLSNQSLENEIIRQENPEMKLLQGQTQEKILGTVWNHAKDMLLFNVNPPNDITLTKRTVLSQIARIFDPVGFAAAFLVRAKVGMQRLWQQGLEWDQELPSASREEWIRFFQEMGDLNHVTFERSLTPADAIALPILCIFSDASNEAFGTCAYVRWRTESNEYDTRFIAAKSRVAPLKPLTIPRLELQAAVLATRLYQSIAEESRLQFEKVVFFSDSNIVLSWIRSQARGFKPFVSARVAEIQSNSDPSQWRHVPGELNVADDVSRGIPAQRLIGRWKQGPEFLRLPEEEWPQENSTADLNEVDKERRKTQAILLTGSLEVIDCKKFSNWRKLVRTSAYVFRFIRNLRTRCQAKKLPETPGQQMQLSREPLAPQELEKAERYWVKESQKTLQDRLKRGELQQLSPFTDENGIIRVGGRVDEALVSYETKHPAMLPRDHWISLLITRYFHQIGHAGVATTVAKIRTKFWIIRAHDLAKFVKFRCVYCREIEARTETQLMADLPRTRLEPFTPPFHHTACDYFGPFKVKISRKTTTKHYGVIFTCMNTRAVHLELAVDYSTVEFMQTLRRFFTIRGQPALMMSDNGSQLVGAERELRQMIQGWNHKELKEFSAEKGMRWQFTTPGAPHQNGCAEALVKGAKKALKKAIGEQILTPFELYTCLLEVANLMNQRPIGRVPNDPDDGSYLCPNDMLLGRATSTVPQGPFRETRNPQHRVEFVQKIVDTFWRRWTRDVFPSLVPRKKWNAEKRTVRVDDIVIMEDSNSVRGNWTIGRIINVYPGRDGRVRNVKIKTATSEYKRPITKIVIIYPAEGYED; encoded by the coding sequence ATGACTGACTTTTggacaacagaaacaatgggaGTCGCTGCCAAGCCTTGTGAATGTGAAGCTGACAAGTTAAGTCCCGTAGAACGCAGAGAATTGAAAATTATTGAAGACTCCTGTCAAAGGATTGGACACCAGTGGCTAATACCCTACCCATGGAAACGAGACCCGAAGGAACTGCCAAACAATGAAACACAAGCTAAGAAGAAACTGGAAGCAATTGAGAGCCGCCTGTCAAAAACACCGGAGCATGCAGCCGCCTATGACAGACAAATGATGGAAATGACAGAGATGCAGTTTGCACGCAAGCTCACAAAGCAGGAATTGGAGACATACAAGGGACCAATCCATTACATTGCCCACCACGAGATAGTGAGACCCGAAAAGACAACGCCCATCCGCATAGTCTTCAACTCATCTGCTTCATTTCAAGGTCACCGACTAAATGATTACTGGATAAAAGGGCCTGACCTGCTAAACAGCCTTTTTGGAGTCACCTTACGATTCAGAGAAAATGAAGTAGCCATAACCGGAGATATCTCAAAGATGTATCACAGGGTTCTTATCCCCGAGCAGGATCAGCAAGTACACCGATATCTTTGGAGAAACATGGAAACTAATCGAGAGCCTGATGTTTATGTAAAGACGGTGCTGACGTTTGGAGATAAGCCTGCACCTGCTATGGCACAGATCGCTCTGAGAAAAACCGCAGATCAAGCAAAGGATTCGTATCCCGAAGCTGCCCAGGTATTAAAGAACAACACCTACATGGACGACATTTGTGATTCAGTCCATTCCGTTCAAAAAGCCAAGCGACTGACAACTGAGCTGGATGAAGTATTGCTGAAAGGTGGATTTCAAGTCAAGGGATGGCTATCAAACCAGTCTTTAGAGAATGAAATTATCAGACAAGAGAATCCTGAAATGAAATTGCTGCAAGGCCAAACACAAGAAAAGATACTAGGAACTGTTTGGAATCACGCCAAAGACATGCTCCTGTTCAACGTTAACCCGCCTAACGACATTACTCTGACCAAGAGAACAGTACTCAGCCAGATTGCTCGAATATTTGATCCAGTTGGATTCGCAGCAGCCTTTCTAGTTCGCGCTAAAGTCGGAATGCAGCGTCTGTGGCAACAAGGCTTAGAATGGGATCAAGAGCTGCCTTCAGCATCACGGGAAGAATGGattcgtttcttccaagaaatGGGAGACTTGAATCACGTGACCTTTGAAAGATCCCTCACCCCAGCGGACGCGATTGCACTCCCAATACTCTGTATCTTTTCTGACGCATCCAACGAAGCCTTTGGAACTTGTGCCTACGTCAGATGGCGAACCGAGAGCAATGAGTATGACACACGATTCATAGCCGCCAAATCAAGGGTAGCCCCACTGAAACCGTTGACCATACCCCGCCTAGAACTACAAGCAGCAGTACTAGCAACCCGGCTATATCAGTCCATAGCAGAAGAGTCAAGACTGCAATTTGAGAAAGTCGTATTCTTCTCAGACAGCAACATCGTATTGTCATGGATTCGCAGTCAAGCGAGAGGGTTCAAACCGTTTGTGTCCGCCCGAGTCGCAGAAATTCAAAGCAATTCTGATCCGTCTCAGTGGAGACATGTCCCTGGAGAGTTAAATGTCGCTGATGACGTCTCTCGTGGCATACCGGCACAACGACTGATTGGCAGATGGAAGCAGGGACCAGAATTCTTACGACTGCCCGAGGAGGAGTGGCCTCAAGAAAACTCAACAGCTGACCTGAACGAAGTAGACAAGGAACGCCGTAAAACTCAAGCCATTCTGCTCACCGGTTCCCTTGAAGTTATCGACTGTAAGAAGTTCTCAAACTGGAGAAAACTTGTCAGGACAAGCGCCTATGTATTTAGATTCATCAGGAATCTACGTACCCGATGTCAAGCAAAGAAATTACCCGAAACCCCCGGACAGCAGATGCAATTGAGCCGTGAACCATTGGCGCCGCAAGAACTGGAGAAAGCCGAGAGGTACTGGGTCAAAGAAAGCCAGAAAACCCTCCAAGACCGCCTGAAGAGGGGAGAGCTCCAACAGCTGAGCCCGTTTACAGACGAAAACGGAATAATCAGAGTTGGTGGTCGAGTAGATGAAGCCTTAGTTTCCTATGAAACCAAACACCCTGCTATGCTTCCCCGGGACCACTGGATATCTCTTCTGATAACTCGATACTTCCATCAAATTGGACACGCTGGCGTAGCAACCACAGTAGCGAAGATAAGGACAAAGTTTTGGATCATAAGAGCTCATGATTTGGCCAAGTTCGTAAAGTTCCGATGCGTGTACTGCAGAGAAATTGAAGCAAGAACTGAAACACAACTTATGGCTGACCTGCCCAGAACTCGCCTGGAACCGTTCACGCCCCCATTTCATCATACAGCATGTGATTACTTTGGACCATTCAAAGTGAAGATAAGCCGAAAAACAACGACCAAGCATTATGGAGTAATCTTTACCTGCATGAACACGAGAGCTGTACATCTGGAGCTGGCAGTAGATTATTCTACCGTTGAATTTATGCAGACGCTGAGACGATTCTTCACCATCAGAGGACAGCCTGCGCTGATGATGAGTGATAACGGTTCTCAACTTGTGGGCGCAGAACGTGAACTCAGACAGATGATCCAGGGGTGGAATCACAAAGAGCTAAAAGAATTTAGCGCCGAGAAAGGAATGAGATGGCAGTTTACTACGCCCGGAGCACCACATCAAAATGGCTGCGCAGAAGCATTAGTTAAAGGCGCCAAGAAAGCCCTAAAGAAAGCAATTGGTGAACAAATCCTGACGCCATTTGAACTATACACCTGTTTATTGGAAGTCGCTAACCTGATGAATCAACGCCCCATTGGTAGAGTTCCTAACGACCCGGATGACGGCTCGTATCTGTGTCCAAACGACATGCTCCTTGGACGAGCTACCTCAACGGTACCACAAGGACCGTTCAGAGAGACCAGGAACCCACAGCATAGAGTCGAATTCGTACAGAAGATAGTAGACACCTTCTGGAGACGTTGGACCCGAGACGTGTTCCCGTCGTTGGTCCCTAGAAAGAAGTGGAACGCTGAAAAGCGCACTGTGAGAGTGGATGACATAGTCATCATGGAAGATTCCAACTCTGTTCGTGGAAACTGGACCATCGGAAGAATTATTAATGTTTACCCAGGAAGGGATGGCAGAGTTCGAAATGTAAAGATCAAGACGGCAACCTCGGAGTATAAAAGACCTATCACAAAGATTGTGATCATATACCCCGCCGAAGGATACGAGGACTGA